One window of Mesorhizobium sp. PAMC28654 genomic DNA carries:
- a CDS encoding O-antigen ligase family protein, whose protein sequence is MSAISHELPAAAINAKLIALISSGALFLGVFLSGFVIREPAPYEIYMAGLIAVWVLFGLRISRAVVPLLVLLVTMNIGGMISMTQMSNLANTPLYLAVSLFLAFTAVFYALVTAVDPSRYRLIFRAYVIAAVLTSLLGIAGYFHAFPGAELFTKYDRAAGAFQDPNVFGPFLVLPGIYLLYLLLTGPISRMPLVAVPLLIITAGIFFSFSRGAWGMFAVSAVLLTGCLFLQSASAMFRLRVVVMTIAALSLLIIAIIIILQLPGVSEMFSNRAHLEQSYDTARLGRFARYTIGFHMALEHPLGIGPLVFGTIFGEDTHDIWLKALMDYGWLGFVSFLALTLWTIAAGFRILLRDRPWQPYLLCAYVAFIGNIGLGTFIDIDHWRHLYLLLGLVWGAIALEYRHQRELEPEPPRQSGPAISSVRRA, encoded by the coding sequence TTGAGCGCGATTTCCCACGAGCTGCCGGCGGCGGCGATCAACGCCAAGCTGATTGCGCTCATCTCTTCCGGCGCGCTTTTCTTAGGCGTGTTCCTGTCGGGTTTCGTCATCCGCGAGCCGGCGCCCTACGAAATCTACATGGCCGGTCTCATCGCCGTCTGGGTGCTGTTCGGTCTGCGTATATCGCGCGCCGTGGTACCGTTGCTGGTGCTGCTGGTGACGATGAACATCGGCGGCATGATCTCGATGACGCAGATGTCGAACCTGGCGAATACGCCGCTCTATCTCGCAGTATCGCTGTTCCTCGCCTTCACGGCCGTGTTCTACGCCTTGGTGACCGCTGTAGACCCCAGCCGCTACCGGCTGATCTTCCGTGCCTATGTGATCGCGGCGGTGCTCACGTCGCTGCTCGGGATCGCCGGCTATTTCCACGCCTTTCCAGGCGCCGAGCTGTTCACCAAATACGACCGCGCCGCAGGCGCCTTCCAGGATCCGAACGTGTTCGGTCCGTTCCTGGTGCTGCCCGGCATCTACCTGCTCTATTTGTTGCTGACCGGTCCCATCTCGCGAATGCCCCTGGTGGCGGTTCCATTGCTGATCATCACGGCCGGCATCTTCTTTTCGTTCTCGCGCGGTGCGTGGGGCATGTTCGCCGTATCGGCGGTCCTGCTCACCGGCTGTCTCTTTCTGCAGAGCGCGAGCGCCATGTTCCGACTGCGCGTCGTGGTGATGACGATCGCGGCGCTGTCGCTGCTGATCATCGCCATCATCATCATCCTGCAGCTACCAGGCGTGTCGGAGATGTTCTCCAACCGTGCCCATCTGGAGCAAAGCTACGATACCGCCCGCCTCGGCCGCTTTGCCCGCTACACGATCGGCTTCCATATGGCACTGGAACATCCGCTGGGCATCGGCCCCCTCGTCTTCGGCACGATCTTCGGTGAGGACACTCATGACATCTGGCTGAAGGCGCTGATGGACTATGGCTGGCTCGGCTTCGTATCGTTCCTGGCCCTGACGCTGTGGACGATCGCGGCAGGCTTCCGCATCCTGTTGCGCGACAGACCTTGGCAACCCTATCTCCTGTGCGCCTACGTCGCCTTTATCGGCAACATCGGGCTCGGCACCTTCATCGACATCGATCACTGGCGCCATCTCTACCTGCTGCTTGGGCTTGTCTGGGGCGCAATCGCCCTTGAATACCGCCATCAGCGGGAGCTCGAACCGGAGCCACCACGCCAATCGGGCCCGGCAATTTCATCCGTGCGTCGAGCATGA
- a CDS encoding DUF2161 domain-containing phosphodiesterase: protein MNETTLYAPVKLFLEALGFAVKGEIGGCDMVGLREGEPPVVVICELKLQFNLELVLQGVDRAAASDEVWLAARMSARGKGRESDARFRNLCRRLGFGLLGVTARDQVEVLLSPAALPPRKDPRRRSRLVDEHQRRRGDPAAGGSTRKPIMTAYRQEALACAAAMTAGPRRPRDLKPTMPNVVKILRRNVYGWFVRAGHGVYEITDSGRAALLQWPQTPEDKTE from the coding sequence ATGAACGAAACGACGCTTTATGCTCCGGTCAAGCTCTTCCTCGAGGCTCTCGGCTTCGCCGTGAAAGGCGAGATCGGTGGCTGTGACATGGTTGGCCTGCGCGAAGGCGAACCGCCGGTCGTGGTCATTTGCGAACTGAAACTGCAGTTTAATCTCGAACTCGTGCTGCAGGGCGTCGATCGCGCCGCCGCGAGCGACGAGGTATGGCTCGCCGCACGCATGTCGGCGCGTGGCAAGGGCCGCGAGAGCGACGCGCGGTTTCGCAATCTCTGTCGTCGCCTGGGATTCGGGTTGCTGGGCGTCACCGCCCGCGACCAGGTCGAGGTGCTGCTCAGCCCCGCCGCCTTGCCACCGCGCAAGGACCCGCGCCGCCGCTCGCGCCTTGTCGACGAGCATCAGCGCCGGCGGGGCGATCCGGCCGCTGGCGGCAGCACCCGCAAGCCCATCATGACAGCCTATCGCCAGGAGGCGCTGGCATGCGCGGCGGCGATGACCGCAGGCCCGAGACGCCCGCGCGACCTCAAGCCGACCATGCCGAATGTCGTCAAGATTCTGCGTCGCAACGTCTATGGCTGGTTCGTCCGCGCTGGCCACGGCGTGTACGAGATAACGGATAGTGGCCGCGCCGCCTTGCTGCAGTGGCCACAAACGCCCGAAGACAAAACGGAGTGA
- the mctP gene encoding monocarboxylate uptake permease MctP produces MIDHLNWTATAVFVFFFAVVTIIGFVAARWKSGNLDELHEWGLGGRRFGAWITWFLLGGDLYTAYTVIAVPAVVYAIGAYGFFAVPYTILIYPFIFLTMPRLWNVAREKGYITGADFIFGRYRNKGLELAVAFTGILATMPYIALQLVGMEKVIQALGFQGEGMMSHLPLTIAFVILALYTYKSGLRAPAMIAFVKDIMIYVFVIAAVVIIPAKLGGYGAVFDAAAKAYAGKPNQGLTLSPAQIGPFITLAIGSAMALFMYPHSLTGVLSASGPKAIRRNAMTLPAYSLLLGLIAMMGLMAHAAGIEVANPQDAIPQLLLKMFPDWFAGFCFAAIAIGALVPAAVMSIGAANTFTRNVWRPFVNPAMSPLQESQLAKLMSLIVKVGALAVIFFMPTKFALDLQLLGGVWMIQIFPAVIFGLYTRWYSGKALLAGWIVGFGLGSYLSWGATAWVPTSTILGHGAYNGVIAVIANIVVATALSFVFRAKMEGDIRSDDFLDARSAA; encoded by the coding sequence GTGATCGATCATCTCAACTGGACAGCGACAGCCGTCTTTGTCTTCTTCTTTGCCGTGGTGACCATCATCGGCTTCGTTGCCGCGCGCTGGAAATCCGGCAATCTCGATGAACTGCATGAATGGGGTCTTGGCGGCCGGCGCTTTGGTGCATGGATCACCTGGTTCCTGCTCGGCGGCGACCTCTACACGGCCTACACGGTCATCGCGGTGCCGGCGGTTGTCTATGCAATCGGCGCTTACGGCTTTTTTGCCGTGCCCTACACGATCCTGATCTATCCCTTCATCTTCCTGACGATGCCGCGTCTGTGGAACGTGGCGCGCGAGAAGGGCTACATAACCGGCGCCGATTTCATCTTCGGGCGCTATCGCAACAAGGGGCTGGAACTTGCCGTTGCCTTCACAGGCATCCTCGCCACCATGCCCTATATCGCGCTCCAGCTCGTCGGCATGGAGAAGGTCATCCAGGCACTGGGATTCCAGGGCGAGGGGATGATGTCGCATCTGCCGTTGACGATCGCCTTCGTCATCCTGGCGCTCTACACCTACAAGAGCGGCCTGCGCGCGCCGGCCATGATCGCCTTCGTCAAGGACATCATGATCTACGTCTTCGTCATCGCGGCGGTGGTGATCATCCCGGCGAAGCTCGGTGGCTACGGCGCGGTCTTCGACGCGGCCGCCAAGGCCTATGCCGGCAAACCCAACCAGGGCTTGACGCTGTCGCCGGCGCAGATCGGACCATTCATCACGCTCGCCATCGGGTCGGCCATGGCATTGTTCATGTATCCGCATTCGCTGACCGGCGTGCTCTCGGCGTCGGGGCCCAAGGCGATCCGGCGCAATGCCATGACGCTGCCGGCCTATTCGCTGCTGCTTGGCCTTATCGCGATGATGGGGTTGATGGCACATGCAGCGGGCATCGAAGTCGCCAACCCGCAGGACGCGATCCCTCAATTGCTGCTGAAAATGTTCCCGGACTGGTTCGCGGGCTTCTGCTTCGCGGCAATCGCCATCGGCGCACTGGTGCCGGCAGCGGTGATGTCGATCGGTGCGGCCAATACCTTCACGCGCAATGTCTGGCGGCCCTTCGTCAACCCCGCCATGTCGCCCCTCCAGGAATCGCAACTCGCCAAGCTGATGTCGCTGATCGTGAAGGTCGGCGCCCTGGCCGTGATCTTCTTCATGCCGACGAAATTCGCGCTCGACCTGCAATTGCTCGGCGGCGTCTGGATGATCCAGATATTCCCGGCCGTGATCTTCGGCCTCTACACACGCTGGTACAGCGGCAAGGCGTTGCTCGCGGGCTGGATCGTCGGTTTTGGCCTGGGGTCCTATCTGTCTTGGGGCGCGACCGCGTGGGTGCCGACTTCGACCATCCTGGGACATGGCGCCTATAATGGCGTCATTGCCGTGATCGCCAACATCGTTGTCGCGACCGCACTGTCGTTTGTGTTTCGCGCCAAGATGGAAGGCGATATCAGGAGCGACGATTTCCTCGACGCGCGAAGCGCGGCCTGA
- a CDS encoding DUF3311 domain-containing protein, with translation MKYLLLIIPCALCVWVPLYNSIEPTLAGIPFFFWFLLALIPVSSIFIWAASKVGGDDA, from the coding sequence ATGAAATATCTTTTGCTGATCATACCGTGCGCCCTGTGCGTGTGGGTTCCCCTCTACAACAGCATCGAGCCAACCCTGGCGGGCATTCCCTTCTTCTTCTGGTTCCTGCTGGCTCTGATCCCCGTGTCGTCGATCTTCATTTGGGCGGCATCGAAGGTCGGAGGGGACGACGCGTGA
- a CDS encoding IS630 family transposase (programmed frameshift), with the protein MAKSLSEDLRARVVAAVDGGLSRRAAAARFGVAAASSVRWVREWRETGATCAKPQGGDRRSHRVEAYRDIILAAIERRVDITLVELAELLRQEHGASFATSTIWRFLDRHSMTFKKTAHASEQERPDVAARRNAWFDAQPDLDPEHLVFIDETGASTKMARLRGRTKRGMRCRSPIPHGHWKTTTFTGALRLTGMTAPMVLDGPMTGEWFVAYVEQVLVPTLRPDDVVILDNLPAHKSAAARVAIEATGARMMFLPPYSPDFNPIENAFSKLKSILRKAAARTVAELWDTISAALPCFTPTECANYFAATGYEPE; encoded by the exons ATGGCGAAATCCTTATCGGAAGATTTGCGGGCTCGGGTGGTCGCAGCGGTTGATGGCGGCCTGTCGCGACGGGCGGCAGCGGCGCGATTTGGCGTGGCGGCGGCAAGCTCGGTGCGTTGGGTCCGGGAATGGCGCGAGACCGGAGCCACCTGCGCAAAGCCGCAGGGCGGCGACAGGCGGTCCCACCGCGTTGAAGCGTATCGCGACATCATCCTGGCGGCGATCGAGAGGCGGGTGGACATCACGCTGGTCGAACTCGCCGAGTTGCTGCGACAGGAGCATGGCGCGTCGTTTGCGACGAGCACGATCTGGCGGTTTCTCGATCGTCACTCCATGACCTTCA AAAAAACGGCGCACGCCAGCGAGCAGGAGCGGCCAGACGTGGCGGCGCGACGAAACGCCTGGTTCGACGCCCAGCCCGATCTTGATCCCGAGCATCTGGTCTTCATCGACGAGACCGGAGCCTCGACAAAGATGGCTCGACTGCGGGGGCGCACGAAGCGCGGGATGCGGTGCCGATCGCCAATCCCGCATGGCCATTGGAAGACGACGACGTTCACCGGCGCCCTGCGCCTCACTGGCATGACCGCGCCAATGGTCCTGGACGGCCCGATGACTGGCGAATGGTTTGTCGCCTATGTCGAGCAGGTTCTCGTGCCGACGCTGCGGCCCGACGATGTCGTGATCCTCGACAACCTGCCGGCGCACAAAAGCGCAGCCGCCCGTGTGGCGATCGAAGCAACCGGCGCAAGGATGATGTTCCTCCCGCCCTATTCCCCCGACTTCAACCCGATCGAGAACGCCTTTTCCAAGCTGAAATCGATTCTACGCAAAGCCGCCGCACGAACCGTCGCGGAATTGTGGGATACCATCAGCGCCGCACTGCCTTGCTTCACACCAACCGAGTGCGCCAACTACTTCGCCGCAACAGGATATGAGCCGGAATGA
- a CDS encoding ATP-grasp fold amidoligase family protein, translating to MSRNDQILLYHERMLWRKIIDHNPLFVTFTDKLAAKAHIQKACPDLKLPATLWSGHDPADIPPALFDGDVVIKVNHGCAMNIFVSGGPPDHAAIISQTKRWLRKPFGQRDGEWAYWPIKPTVLVEEKLSLSGGRIATDINVHVCGGVVCHVWVEDRQADRSVLFDRNANPLPGRDPDYPREDQALPVNKRLVDFVREAIAIAPRLAADLDYIRIDFLVTDEQLFAGEIVVYTAAGYATWTNPDIAREIERHWHIEKSDYMRRSHLGPARLYAEALLAKCLSDFGNDEALEAGSKD from the coding sequence ATGAGCCGGAATGATCAGATTCTGCTCTATCACGAGCGGATGCTGTGGCGGAAGATCATCGACCATAACCCGCTGTTCGTGACGTTCACCGACAAGCTTGCGGCCAAGGCTCACATCCAAAAGGCCTGCCCGGATCTGAAGCTGCCCGCGACGCTCTGGTCCGGTCACGATCCCGCCGATATTCCCCCGGCTCTGTTCGATGGCGACGTGGTGATCAAGGTCAACCACGGCTGCGCAATGAACATCTTCGTATCGGGCGGTCCGCCGGATCACGCCGCTATTATAAGCCAGACGAAGCGATGGCTCAGAAAGCCGTTCGGGCAGCGCGACGGCGAATGGGCCTATTGGCCGATCAAGCCGACAGTCCTCGTCGAGGAGAAGCTCAGCCTAAGCGGCGGAAGAATCGCCACCGATATCAACGTCCATGTCTGCGGGGGCGTCGTCTGCCACGTATGGGTCGAGGACCGACAGGCGGATCGCTCCGTGCTCTTTGACCGGAATGCAAATCCGCTGCCTGGGCGCGATCCCGATTATCCGCGCGAGGACCAGGCGCTGCCTGTCAACAAGCGCCTAGTCGACTTCGTGCGAGAAGCCATCGCCATTGCGCCGCGTCTTGCCGCCGATCTCGACTACATTCGCATCGACTTTCTGGTCACGGACGAGCAGCTTTTTGCAGGCGAGATCGTCGTCTACACGGCCGCAGGCTACGCAACCTGGACCAATCCGGATATCGCGCGCGAGATCGAACGTCACTGGCATATTGAGAAGTCCGACTACATGAGGCGGAGCCACCTCGGTCCAGCACGACTTTACGCTGAAGCACTCCTGGCCAAATGCTTGTCCGATTTCGGCAACGACGAGGCTTTGGAGGCTGGCAGCAAGGACTGA
- a CDS encoding MerR family transcriptional regulator, whose amino-acid sequence MDKSPDAFRTISEVAEDLDLPQHVLRFWETRFNQIKPMKRGGGRRYYRPQDVELIKGIRHMLYDQGYTIKGVQKLLRENGNQFLVAIGNGDMAAVEAISQRRQADAVPLTPAAQPRGADDEMLVGQPKVKPSRRFFGLGKTDEDGPVMPGASKLSRDNRALLQEALFDLLECKRLLDQVR is encoded by the coding sequence ATGGACAAGAGCCCCGATGCCTTCCGCACCATCAGCGAGGTCGCCGAAGATCTCGATTTGCCGCAGCATGTGCTGCGCTTCTGGGAAACACGTTTCAACCAGATCAAGCCGATGAAGCGCGGCGGCGGCCGCCGCTACTACCGGCCGCAGGATGTCGAACTGATCAAGGGCATTCGCCACATGCTCTACGACCAGGGGTACACCATCAAAGGCGTGCAGAAGCTGCTGAGGGAGAACGGCAATCAGTTTCTGGTCGCGATCGGCAATGGCGACATGGCGGCCGTCGAGGCGATCTCGCAGCGCCGGCAAGCCGATGCGGTGCCACTGACGCCGGCCGCCCAGCCGCGTGGAGCCGACGATGAAATGCTGGTCGGCCAACCCAAGGTGAAACCCAGCCGACGGTTTTTCGGCCTGGGCAAGACCGATGAGGACGGTCCAGTCATGCCGGGCGCGTCAAAACTTTCGCGTGATAACCGCGCGCTGCTGCAGGAGGCGCTGTTCGACCTTTTGGAATGCAAGCGCCTGCTCGACCAGGTGCGCTGA
- a CDS encoding integration host factor subunit alpha has protein sequence MGGKTLTRADLAEAVYRKVGLSRTESAELVEAVLDEICEAIVRGETVKLSSFATFHVRSKNERIGRNPKTGEEVPILPRRVMTFKSSNVLKSRILRSHQSSKTKAGK, from the coding sequence ATGGGGGGAAAGACACTTACGCGCGCCGACCTTGCCGAGGCCGTGTATCGAAAGGTCGGTCTGTCGCGCACTGAATCGGCCGAACTTGTCGAAGCGGTACTGGACGAAATCTGCGAAGCCATCGTCCGCGGCGAAACGGTAAAGCTCTCATCCTTCGCGACGTTCCACGTCCGCTCCAAGAACGAGCGTATTGGACGCAATCCGAAGACTGGCGAGGAGGTACCGATCCTGCCGCGCCGGGTAATGACCTTCAAGTCGTCGAACGTGCTGAAGAGCAGAATTCTGCGTTCGCACCAGAGTAGCAAGACCAAGGCTGGTAAATAG
- a CDS encoding beta-ketoacyl-ACP synthase III — MIRSVVRGIGAALPRRIMKNADFEGMVETSDEWIAQRTGIRQRHIAGDDETTASLGEAAARAALDNAGLTPADIDLIVLATSTPNNTFPATAVEIQNRLGMHHGFAFDMQAVCSGFVYAVTTADLYIRGGMAKRVLVIGSETFSRILDWNDRSTCVLFGDGAGALVLEAGEGTGDIADHGVLAASLRSDGTHKDKLFVDGGPSTTGTVGHLRMEGREVFKHAVGMITDVIEATFSAAGITADDLDWFVPHQANKRIIDASAKKLGIAEQKVVVTVNLHGNTSAASVPLALSVAVADGRIKKGDLVLLEAMGGGFTWGAVLVRW, encoded by the coding sequence TTGATCAGATCAGTCGTGCGCGGCATAGGCGCCGCGCTGCCCCGCCGCATCATGAAGAATGCCGATTTTGAAGGCATGGTCGAGACCTCCGACGAATGGATCGCCCAGCGCACTGGCATCCGCCAGCGGCATATCGCAGGGGATGACGAGACGACGGCTTCACTTGGGGAGGCGGCGGCGCGTGCGGCGCTTGACAATGCCGGCCTGACGCCCGCCGACATCGACCTCATCGTGCTGGCGACCTCGACGCCGAACAACACTTTTCCGGCGACCGCCGTCGAAATCCAGAACCGGCTCGGCATGCATCACGGCTTTGCCTTCGACATGCAGGCGGTGTGCTCGGGCTTTGTCTATGCTGTGACGACCGCCGACCTTTATATCCGTGGCGGGATGGCCAAACGGGTTCTGGTGATCGGCTCCGAGACGTTTTCGCGCATTCTGGACTGGAACGACCGCTCGACCTGCGTGCTGTTTGGCGACGGTGCCGGTGCACTGGTGCTTGAGGCGGGCGAGGGGACTGGCGACATCGCCGATCATGGCGTGCTGGCAGCCAGCCTGCGCTCGGACGGCACCCACAAGGACAAACTGTTCGTCGATGGCGGGCCATCGACGACCGGAACCGTCGGTCATCTGAGGATGGAAGGCCGCGAGGTCTTCAAGCATGCGGTCGGCATGATCACCGACGTCATCGAGGCGACGTTCTCAGCCGCCGGCATTACCGCCGATGATCTGGACTGGTTCGTTCCGCATCAGGCCAATAAACGGATTATTGACGCTTCGGCCAAGAAGCTCGGGATAGCCGAGCAAAAGGTTGTGGTGACCGTCAATTTGCACGGTAACACCTCGGCTGCTTCGGTGCCGTTGGCGCTTTCGGTGGCCGTCGCCGACGGTCGCATCAAGAAGGGCGATCTGGTGCTGCTGGAGGCAATGGGCGGCGGCTTCACCTGGGGCGCGGTCCTGGTTCGCTGGTAA
- the plsX gene encoding phosphate acyltransferase PlsX: MIRISIDAMGGDHGPGVIIPALMTVATRRPDIRFIIYGREELVRPELAKYPKLAEISEFFHCEISVRMDDKPSQALRHGRWKSSMWKAIEAVKSGTADACISAGNTGALMAMSKFCLRTMATIDRPAIAAIWPTVRGESVVLDVGATIGADAHQLIDFAILGTGMARSIFGIERPTVGLLNVGVEEIKGQEEVKEAGRMLREANMASMRYHGFVEGDDIGKGTVDVVVTEGFAGNIALKTAEGTARQIAGYLRAAMSRTLMAKIGYIFAKGAFDRLREKMDVGRSNGGVFLGLNGIVVKSHGGADSDGFAAAIELGYDMVRNNLLDRIEADLDLFHARNPHAQINRKSDVVTDAKE; the protein is encoded by the coding sequence GTGATCAGGATTTCCATCGATGCCATGGGCGGCGATCACGGACCAGGCGTGATCATACCGGCGCTCATGACGGTTGCGACTCGTCGTCCCGACATCCGCTTCATTATCTACGGTCGCGAGGAGTTGGTTCGCCCGGAACTCGCCAAATATCCCAAACTTGCTGAAATCAGCGAGTTCTTCCACTGCGAGATATCAGTTCGGATGGACGACAAGCCGAGCCAGGCGCTGCGCCACGGCCGCTGGAAGTCATCAATGTGGAAGGCGATCGAGGCGGTCAAATCTGGCACGGCGGATGCCTGTATCTCGGCCGGCAACACCGGCGCGCTGATGGCTATGTCGAAATTCTGCCTGCGCACGATGGCGACGATCGACCGCCCGGCCATCGCGGCGATCTGGCCGACGGTGCGCGGCGAGAGCGTGGTGCTGGATGTTGGCGCGACCATCGGCGCCGATGCGCATCAGCTTATCGATTTCGCCATTCTCGGCACCGGCATGGCGCGCTCGATTTTCGGCATCGAGAGGCCGACAGTTGGCCTGCTCAATGTCGGCGTCGAGGAGATCAAGGGCCAGGAAGAGGTCAAGGAAGCCGGGCGCATGCTGCGCGAAGCCAATATGGCCTCGATGCGCTATCACGGTTTTGTCGAGGGAGACGATATCGGCAAGGGCACTGTCGACGTGGTGGTGACGGAAGGCTTTGCCGGCAACATCGCGTTGAAGACGGCGGAAGGCACGGCAAGGCAAATCGCCGGCTACCTGCGCGCCGCCATGAGCCGCACGCTGATGGCCAAGATCGGCTATATCTTCGCCAAGGGCGCCTTCGACCGGCTGCGCGAGAAAATGGATGTCGGCCGTTCCAACGGCGGCGTCTTTCTCGGGCTGAACGGTATCGTGGTGAAAAGCCACGGCGGAGCGGATTCGGATGGCTTCGCGGCAGCGATCGAGCTTGGGTACGACATGGTGCGCAACAATCTGCTTGATCGCATCGAAGCGGACCTCGATCTGTTCCATGCGCGCAATCCGCATGCCCAGATAAACAGGAAATCCGACGTCGTTACCGACGCAAAGGAATAG
- a CDS encoding ubiquinol-cytochrome C chaperone family protein, producing the protein MFQRLFGRERQANRAITEALYAQIVAAARQTVFYSDWNVPDTPLGRFEMLSLHMFLFQHRLRGEGGAAAEVAQVLIDEFFMDVEHSLRELGIGDVGVPKRMKKLAKMFYGRTAAYDDALERDDRDALAAALARNVRPDAGVWSEASQLAAYVGDANKGLAAQQSESIVSGTVTFPVAKAG; encoded by the coding sequence ATGTTCCAGCGCCTTTTTGGCCGCGAACGCCAAGCCAACCGCGCTATCACCGAGGCGCTCTACGCACAAATCGTGGCGGCGGCGCGGCAGACTGTGTTTTATTCCGACTGGAATGTGCCGGACACGCCGCTCGGCCGTTTCGAGATGTTGTCGCTGCATATGTTTCTGTTCCAGCACCGGCTGCGCGGCGAGGGCGGTGCCGCGGCCGAGGTGGCGCAAGTGCTGATCGATGAGTTCTTCATGGATGTCGAGCATTCATTGCGGGAGCTGGGAATCGGCGACGTTGGCGTGCCGAAGCGCATGAAGAAGCTGGCTAAAATGTTCTATGGTCGCACCGCGGCCTATGACGACGCGCTGGAGCGTGACGACCGCGACGCGCTCGCCGCCGCTCTTGCCCGCAATGTCAGGCCGGATGCCGGCGTGTGGTCCGAAGCGTCGCAACTGGCCGCCTATGTCGGCGACGCCAACAAGGGACTGGCGGCGCAGCAGTCCGAATCGATTGTTTCGGGGACGGTGACGTTTCCCGTAGCCAAGGCTGGCTGA
- a CDS encoding outer membrane protein assembly factor BamE, with protein MRALNFKSSFSSGPVGAISLLMVVSALSACHSSKMFGDLTPSETITQGYVIDKQAIDLVPVGSSREQVLLALGTPSTTATFDNEAFYYISQTRKRYVAFDKPRLVDQHVLAVYFGADGRVTQIANYGLKDGKVFDFISRTTPTGGKDQNFLSQIISGASKIAPGIPGGGTP; from the coding sequence TTGCGCGCGCTGAATTTCAAGTCGAGCTTTTCGTCCGGGCCGGTCGGCGCGATCTCGCTGCTGATGGTTGTGTCGGCGCTTTCCGCCTGTCACTCGTCCAAAATGTTCGGAGATCTCACTCCGAGCGAGACGATCACCCAAGGCTACGTCATCGACAAGCAGGCGATCGACCTCGTGCCGGTCGGCTCCAGTCGAGAGCAGGTGCTTCTGGCGCTCGGCACCCCGTCGACGACGGCAACGTTCGATAACGAGGCCTTTTATTACATTTCGCAAACGCGCAAACGCTACGTCGCCTTCGACAAGCCCAGGCTCGTCGACCAGCACGTACTGGCTGTCTATTTTGGCGCCGATGGACGCGTCACCCAGATCGCCAACTACGGCCTGAAGGACGGCAAGGTGTTCGACTTCATCTCGCGCACCACACCGACCGGCGGCAAGGACCAGAACTTCCTCAGCCAGATCATCAGCGGCGCCAGCAAGATTGCGCCCGGCATTCCCGGTGGCGGCACGCCCTGA
- a CDS encoding dTDP-4-dehydrorhamnose 3,5-epimerase family protein, producing MTGWHAHAVTLDRLFCCAGSIRISLYDGRKASPSFGAVWHKIVGPLRPAVVVIPPGVWHGITALGPETALLLNLVDKAYAFEDPDHWRLPPDTDLIPYRLV from the coding sequence GTGACCGGCTGGCACGCGCATGCGGTGACGTTGGATCGGCTTTTCTGCTGCGCCGGCAGCATTCGCATATCGCTTTACGACGGAAGAAAGGCTTCCCCCAGTTTTGGCGCGGTCTGGCACAAGATCGTCGGCCCGTTGCGCCCGGCGGTCGTTGTCATCCCGCCGGGCGTATGGCACGGCATCACCGCACTCGGGCCTGAGACCGCTTTGTTGCTCAATCTCGTCGACAAGGCCTATGCCTTCGAAGACCCCGACCACTGGCGCCTGCCGCCAGATACGGACCTCATCCCATACAGGCTGGTGTAG